Genomic window (bacterium):
CGCATCGACTCCGTCATCGAACACCGCGACAGCACCTGGGTCCGCGCGACCGGCATCGACGGCGACGCCGAAGGCGCCGACGACTGGACCGTCGAAGGCGAGGCGCTGACCCGCGCGGTCCGCACCCGCGTCGAAGAGCTGCTGCCGCTCAAGAACCTCCCGCCGGAGGTCCTCTCGATCACGACCAACGTCCAGAACCCCGGACGGCTGGCGGACCTCGTGGCCTCGAATCTCCGCCTGCGACTCGAAGAGGCGCAGGAGGTGCTCGAGATCGTCGACCCCCTGGCGCGGCTCCGGAAGGTGGACGCGCTCCTCAAGCGCGAGCTCGAGGTGTCGTCGCTCCAGGCCGACTATCAGTCCGGCACTGCGGTCGAGCCCCAGGACGAGTTCTCCCGCGACCACCGCGAAGCGTTCCTCCGCGAGCAGCTCCGAGCGATCCAGAACGAGCTCGGCGAGGTCGATCCCCGCGCCGAGGAGTTCGACGAGTATCGTCTCAAGGTCGAGGAGGCGAGCCTCCCCGACGAGACCCGCGAAGAGGCCGTGCGCCAGCTGCGCCGCCTCGAGCGGATGCACCCCGACGGCCCGGAAGCCCAGGTCGTCCGAAACTATCTCGACTGGGTCGTGGACCTGCCGTGGGACCGCTGTTCCCCCGACCAGCTCGACCTCGATCGCGCGCGTCAGGTCCTCGACACGGACCATGCCCATCTCTCGATCGTGAAGGACCGGATCCTCGAGTTCCTCGGCGTGCGCAAGCTGCGCGAGGACAGCCGGGGCCCGATCCTCTGTTTCGCCGGCCCGCCCGGCGTCGGCAAGACGAGCCTCGGTCGCTCGATCGCCCGCGCGATGGGACGCGAGTTCGTGCGCGTCTCTCTCGGCGGCGTTCGCGACGAGGCGGAGATTCGCGGCCATCGCCGGACCTACGTCGGCGCGATGCCCGGTCGCATCATCCAGGGACTCAAGACCGCCGGCACGACGAATCCGGTCATGATGCTCGACGAGCTCGACAAGCTCGGCGCCGACTTCCGGGGCGATCCGTCCGCGGCCCTGCTCGAGGTCCTCGATCCCGAGCAGAACAAGGACTTCAGCGACCACTTCCTGAACACGCCCTTCGATCTCTCGAAGGTCCTGTTCATCGCGACCGCGAACATGCTCGAGCCGATCCCGGCGCCGCTCCGCGATCGCATGGAGGTGATCCGACTCTCCGGCTACACGCCCGAGGAGAAGAGCGAGATCACGACCAACTTCCTCATCCCGCGCCAGATCCAGGAGCACGGCATGGAGGAAGACCAGCTCTCGTTCACGAAGAACGCGATCACGAGCCTCTCCGCCGACTACACCTGCGAGGCGGGCGTGCGGAACCTCGAACGCCAGGTCGCGGCGATCTGCCGCAAGGTCGCTCGGAAGCGCGCGGAGGGCGACGAGTCGAAGGCGACGATCAACACCAAGAGCCTCGACAAGCTGCTCGGGCCGCCGCCCTACAAGAGCGATCACGCCTCCGAGGAGGCCGAGGTCGGGCTCGTCAACGGCCTGGCCTGGACCGAAGCCGGGGGCGAGGTCCTCTCCCTCGAAGCGAATCTCTCCCGCGGTCGCGGGCTCCTGCTGACGGGCCAGCTCGGTGACGTCATGAAGGAGAGCGGTCAGACGGCGCTGTCCTACGTCCGCTCGATCCTGGCGGAGATCGGGGTCGACGAGCGCGAGTTCGGTCGCCAGCAGGTCCACGTACACGTACCCGCCGGCGCGACGCCGAAGGACGGGCCCTCCGCTGGCGTGGCCATCGCGACGGCGATCGCGTCCCTCGCGACGGGGGTCGAGGTCCGGGCCGACATCGCGATGACCGGGGAAGTCACGCTGCGCGGGCGGGTCTTGCCGGTCGGCGGTGTGCGAGAGAAAGCGCTGGCCGCGCTTCGCAACGGCATCACCACGATCGTCATCCCCGAGAGCAACGTCGCCGACCTGCGGGAGATTCCGAAGGAGCTGAAGAAGCGACTCGACTTCGTGCCCGTGAAGCACATGCGCGACGTGCTCGACCAGGTGCTGGTGGAGCCCCTCGACTGGCAGCCCCGAAAGCGCGTCTCCCGTGCCGCGAATGCGGGACCGGGCGCTTCGCTTCCGGTCCATGCGAGCGCTCCCGACGCGTCCTCGCGCCGGGACTGAAGCGCGGTCTGTCTCCCATGCTCGGCTGGGCGATCATCGCTGGCGTCGGGATCGCCGGGTTCGTCGTGCTGCGCTCCTGGCGAAAGGACCTGGCTCTCAAGAGCGGCGAGGTCATGGACGTGCGCAACGTCCTGCCGGACGGGCAGGGCGACTGTCTGGTCCGGGTCCTGA
Coding sequences:
- the lon gene encoding endopeptidase La — protein: MLALREFVVFPYMVLPLFVARERSIAAIEEAMEGDRLVLLVAQRSPETVDPDPDDLYQVGTVAMVMRSMRMPDGRLKVLVQGLGKARIDSVIEHRDSTWVRATGIDGDAEGADDWTVEGEALTRAVRTRVEELLPLKNLPPEVLSITTNVQNPGRLADLVASNLRLRLEEAQEVLEIVDPLARLRKVDALLKRELEVSSLQADYQSGTAVEPQDEFSRDHREAFLREQLRAIQNELGEVDPRAEEFDEYRLKVEEASLPDETREEAVRQLRRLERMHPDGPEAQVVRNYLDWVVDLPWDRCSPDQLDLDRARQVLDTDHAHLSIVKDRILEFLGVRKLREDSRGPILCFAGPPGVGKTSLGRSIARAMGREFVRVSLGGVRDEAEIRGHRRTYVGAMPGRIIQGLKTAGTTNPVMMLDELDKLGADFRGDPSAALLEVLDPEQNKDFSDHFLNTPFDLSKVLFIATANMLEPIPAPLRDRMEVIRLSGYTPEEKSEITTNFLIPRQIQEHGMEEDQLSFTKNAITSLSADYTCEAGVRNLERQVAAICRKVARKRAEGDESKATINTKSLDKLLGPPPYKSDHASEEAEVGLVNGLAWTEAGGEVLSLEANLSRGRGLLLTGQLGDVMKESGQTALSYVRSILAEIGVDEREFGRQQVHVHVPAGATPKDGPSAGVAIATAIASLATGVEVRADIAMTGEVTLRGRVLPVGGVREKALAALRNGITTIVIPESNVADLREIPKELKKRLDFVPVKHMRDVLDQVLVEPLDWQPRKRVSRAANAGPGASLPVHASAPDASSRRD